In Anaerolineae bacterium, the sequence GGGAACCTCGCGCCGTATGGCCTCCGCCACCGTGAAGCCATCTGCCACAGGCATCACCAAGTCTAGGAGAACCAGCCCCGGCCGATACTTCTGGACCGCTGCTAGTGCCCCTCTCTCGTCGTGCGCAGCGTGCACCCGCCTATCCGGGGCGACACTCTCCAGGGCCCGACGCATGAAGGCAACGAAGCTACGATCATCATCTACCACCAAGACGTCGCGCCCAGCAGGCAGTCCCCTAAGCGCTTCGGCCAACTGCTCCAAGGAGAGCGGCTTGGCGAAGGAGTGATCGAAGCGCTCGTCCTGACGCAGCCAGTGCTCGCAGGGCAGCGGCAGGCTCAAGAGTGGCACGCCCTTGGGGACCAGCGCCGAGACGCTCTGTCGCACAGGCCCAGGAGCGGCCGAGTTCACCACCACCGCATGAGGCCGTCGCTGGTGAAGCAGTACCTCCGCCTCGTCGGAGCTCGCGGACCACAGCACCTCATACCCCTCAAGGTGCCGACGGAGGTAGGCAGCGGCCAACGGGCTCTCGTCCAACACCAGGATACAGGGCAGGCGGTGCCCGCCTGGCAGACCAGCCTCGCTTCCTCGGGCAAGGCGTGACACGCTGCGAGGGCTGATGGGCAGAGCGAAGTGGAAGGTGCTGCCGCTCCCCAGTCTGCTCTCGCACCATATCCTTCCATCGTGCAGCTGAATGAGCCTCTTGGCAATGGCCAGACCCAACCCCTTGCCCTGCGTCCTGCCCCCTTCGGACAGGTTCACCTGGTAGAAGGCGTCGAAGATGTGGGGAATCTGCTCCTCTGCTATGCCGACCCCGGTGTCGCTCACCGAGACCACCACCTCTCGACCCACCACGCGAGCCGCCAGGTGGATCGTCCCCTCGTCGGTGAACCGAGCAGCATTGGTGAGAAGGTTGAGCACCACCTGGCTGATGCGCCCCTGATCCAGGTAGAGCTCCGGGAGGTCCGGTTCGATGGAGGTCGTCAGGGTCACCGGGCGCCCCTGAAGCATGGCCTTAACCGTTGTGACCGCCTCTTCGAGGACAGGCGCCAAGCTGGCCCGGGTGCGGGATATGGGCATGCTCAAGGCATCAATGCGCGCCAGGTCCAGGATGTCGTCCACCAGATCGGCCAGGTACCGGGCCGCCCGCCGGATCTCGGCCACGTCGCGGCAGAGCCTGGGAGAGTCGAAAGCGCCTGCGTAAAGCTCGGGCGAACGTGTCATCACGTCGGTGAACCCGAGGATGACACTCAGGGGGGTCCGCAACTCGTGGCTGACTGTGGCGGCGAACTGAGCCTTCAGTCGCTGCCCCTCGTCAGCTTCCCGCCGAGCAATCTCGAGCTCACGGTTGCTGCTCTGCAGCAGGTGGTTAGTGAGCTGCAGCGTCTTCACGGCCCGGTTCAGCTCTGCCTGGCGCTCCTGCACCTGTCGAGCTAGATCGCAGGCGGTGGCGGCCATCTGCCAGGCGGCCTCCAGGTGAGCGCGAAGCTCGCGGAAGCCAAGCGAGATGACGCCACCGGTGAGCATCAGAGAGAGCACCAGCAGCCGGGTCTCCAGATCGGGCAGCGGGCGCAGAGCCAGAACCGGCACCAGAAGGGCGAGGGACCAGGCTAGGGCCGCGTCGGGATGTACTACCGCCCCCGCAGTGACCACCGCGATAGGTAGCAGGAACCAGCCCTGCCCGAAGCTCATGAACCCGGCCAGGAGCACGATGGTGAGGGACTGAAGGACCACAAGAGCAATACCGGCCGCGATGGGCCGCTGGCATGCCTGCCGGTAGACGCGAAGGTACCCCAGCGCCAGGCCTACGTAGGTTGCCAGCAGCGGGAGACTGGGCAGGCCGACCGCCAGGAGAAGCCAGTAGGTCATGGCCCCCAGGCTCACAAGCGCCAACATCCGGACAGCGCCGGCCCGCAATCCTATCCAGCTTGCCTGAGCGAACCGTCTATCCTCTGACGTTCCTCCGGGAGTTGGCATGTGCATGCCTCCGAAGCACCCCAGTACGCTGCAGCAGTCCCATCGTACCCCCGATGGTCCATTGGTGCACCTGGGAGATTGCCGCAGTTGCCCAGGGTCAGGGCAGCGATCTCGTCAGCACCATTACCATCCGCCCTTCGCCGAGCTCGGGGAAACCGAGGATCAACGCGAGCGTCAGCGCAGTCACATACCCCAGACTAGCTTAGCATCGCCCGCCTCCTGGGAGTATACTCCGGCCGCAGCCAACCCCAATGGAGGTACACCCTCATGCCCAAGATCACCTTCATCGGCGCCGGTAGCCTTGGCTTCACCCGCGGCTTGGTGCGCGATGTCCTCACCTTCCCTCTGCTCGAGGGGTCCACCATCAGCCTAATGGACATAGACGACGAGCGCCTGGATTTCGCATACCGCGCCGTCAGCCGTATCGTCGAGGCCGGGGGCTATCCGGCCAGGATAGAGGCCACCACCGACCGCGCTGAGGCCCTCGCCGGGGCCGATGCCGTCCTTTGCACCATCCTAGCCGCGCCGGTGAGCGTCTGGCGCCACGACATCGAAATCCCAATGAAGTACGGTGTGGACATCAACGTGGGCGACACGCGAGGCCCAGCGGGCATCTTCCGGGCCCTGCGCACCATCCCAGTGATGCTGGATATCGTCAAGGACATGGAACGTATATGCCCTAAAGCTATCCTCCTCAACTACACCAACCCTATGGCCATGCTGTGTCGGGCCATGCAGAGGGAGTCGTTCATCAAGCTTTCGGGGCTATGCCACAGCGTGCAGGGCACGGCAGAGATGCTGGCCCAGTGGATCGGGGCGCCTATGGACGAGATCACCTACACCTGCGCCGGGATCAACCACCAGTCCTTCTTCCTGGAGTACCGCTGGAAGGGCGAGGATGCCTACCCTCTCATCCGCAGGGCGGTCGAGAGGCCAGAGATCTACAACCACGAGATCGTCCGCAACGAGCTCTTCCGCTTCACCGGCTACTACGTCACCGAGTCCAGCGGCCATAACTCGGAGTACAACTGGTGGTTCCGCAAGCGGCCCGACCTGATCGAGAAGTACTGCATTGACGGAACCGGCTGGAACCCGGGCGAGCACGCCTACGTGCTGAAGCGCTATCTGGAGCGGGAGGGCACCTGGCGCGACGACTTTCGCACCTGGATCGATCCCAGCCACCCGATCTCCCTTGAGCGGGGCCACGAATACGCCGCCCACATCATCAATGCCTACCTGGGCGGCGAGCCCTACCGCTTTAATGGCAATGTGCCCAACACCGGCATCATCACCAACCTGCCGCCCGAAGTCTGCGTGGAGGTGCCCGTGTACGCCGACCGCAACGGGTTCAACCCCATTCATGTAGGTGCCCTGCCGCCGCAGTGCGCTGCGCTCGTGAGCGCTAATGTGGCTTCCGAGGAGATGGCGGTGGAAGCAGCGCTCACGGGGGATCCAGTGCTGGCTTACCAGGCCATTGCTTACGACCCCCTGACCGCAGCTGTCCTATCCTTAGCCGAGATCAAGGAGATGGTTCGAGAGCTGTTCCAAGTCAACGAGCCTCACCTCCCCCAGTTCCACAGTGTGACCCTATAGGACCTTCGTATATCGCCGGGCGGGCCGGAGCACCGTGGCTCGTCCGGCGGCTAGGCCAGGGCCAGCGTCGCTGCTCCCACTAGAGCAGCTATCACCAGCGCCAGCGGGGCGGTTCGTCGCAGCACCTCGCCCTCGCATCCGGCAGCACCTACAGAGGCACAGCCCACCACCAGCTTTGCCGGAGCAACCATGCTACCAAGCGCCCCGCCGGTGGTCTGGGCAGCCAGGAGCCAAGAGGCGCCCAATCCCAGAAGCGTTGCCATACTCTCCTGGAGGGGTCCGAAGAGCACGTTGGAGCTGGTGTTGCTCCCAGTGGTGAAGGCCCCCAGCATTCCCACCATGGGCGACACTGCGGGGAAGGCCCGGCCAAGTAGAGCGCTGGCCGCTCGGGCCAGCTCCTGGACCATGCCAGTGTGGTCCATCACCATAGCCACCCCGATCATGGAGAGGATCCCGGCCGAGGCGGGCGCAGCCGCGGTGAGCGTCCGCCTGGCCGCACGCTCCAGGTCGCCGCGGGCCAGCCGCCCCACGCCTCTGAAGACGGGGACTGCCAATGCCAGAGCCACGACCATAGCCGTGCCGGGGTGCGACAACCAGTTCATGCTCTTGGTCTCCCCGGCTGGAGTGATCCAGCCTCTTCGAGTGGAGACTTCGGGCAGCGCCACCGCGAATGAAGGCCTCTGCAGCGCCTCGGCCACAGAGGGCACGAAGGCGGGCAGAGCCAGAATCCCGGCCGCCAGGAGGTAGGGGCCGAGGCCCAGTAACACTGCGAAGCCTGCTGGGGCAGCCGGGTTCCGACTGCCCTCCTGCAGGTGTGGTGCGCCCTTTCGACCGAGAAGTAGCACTCCCGCCGCCAGGCCGGCGGCTCCGCCGCCGAGGGCGGCCAGTGGCCTCAAACCGGACAGGACCAAGAGCCCCTGGACGCCCGCCATTGCCAGTCCTACTCCGGTGACCCGCGCCATCCGCCCCTGCAAGCCTACCAGGCGGGCCACCGCCCAACCGGAGACCACGCAGCTGAGTCCCAAAAGGAGAGCGGCCGAGAGCACTAAGTCTCGAGCCGATGCGCTTACGACCGACACTAGAGCCTCGAAAACCACTCCCATGTCGCCAAAGGTGACTGACCAAGCGTGTCCCACCGCGGTAGCCGCCACCGCGGTCACCGGCGACAGACCGAGAGCTACTAGCATGGGAGCGATCACGGCCAAAGGCACGCCGAACCCAGCGATGCCCTCCAGGACCCCGCTCAAGCACCAGGCGAAGAGCAGGGCGGCAGCCGGTCTGTCATCCATCAGTCCCAGAAGCCAACGCTCCAGCCCCTCAATGCCGCCCGCTGCCTGTACCACCCGGTAGAGCAGCAACGCAGCCCAGATTATGTAAAGAATGTAGAGAGATAGAGCAACTCCTCGCGCCTGCGAGACCCAGAACACCTGCCAAGTGAGGCCGAAGTGCAGCCACCCCGCCACCACACTCACCGCGAGTCCGGCAGCTCCGGCCTGGGCGCTGCTCCAGCGCCGCCAGAGCATGAGGGCCAGGACAGCCACGATGGGCGCGGAGGCCCACAGAGCTTCCCCGCTCACCGCGGCTCTCCCATGGATCCCAGCGGGCGCCGACTCCATGACCGGCGACGGCGTGGTCGGGGCAAACTAGCCCTCGAATTGTGGGATGTAGTCGCCGTGGGCGGCGATGAGCTCGTCCACCAGGGCGTAGATCTGATCCAGCGTGAGCTCGGCGGCCGTATGAGGGTCGAGCATGGCAGCGTGATAGACGTAGTCCCGGCGGCGTTCCAGGCTGGCCCGGACCGTCAGGTCCTGCACGTTGATGCTGGTGCGCATTAGGGCTGCCAGCTGGGGTGGCAGTTCCCCCACCCTCACCGGCTGCACACCGTTGCCATCTACCAGACAGGGCACCTCAACGCAGCAGCCCCGAGGGAGGTTGTCTATCAACCCGTGGTTCATGACGTTGCCATAGACTACAGTAGGCTGGTTGGTCTCAACGGCGTGGATGATTAGCGTCCCGTACTCGCCCGAGTGGGCCGGAGTCCCTCCCTTCTGCTGTTCCTCCCACTGCTGACGCATCTCGGCGGCCCGCTCTGGGTCGGAGGCCGCCACGCGCTCGATCCGGCGTCGCATCCTCTCCCTTTCGTAGCGCCTGATCTCCTCGGGGTCGGGCGACTCCAGGGCCACCCTCATTTCCTCCCAGTCGGCTATCTGGGCCTCACACCGGCGGGGATACTCGTCCAGCGGCACGCCAAACTGCTCGATGAGGTCCGGCCGATCTCGGCGGATGAAATGGGGCACGTACTCGGCGAAATGCTCGCTGGACTCGGTGACGAAGTAGCCAAGGCGCCGCATCATCTCGAAGCGCACCCGATCGTCATCCGGGGCCCGCCCCTCCTCGACCAGCCGCTTCAGCCTAGGATACAGGTCCTCCCCCCTGCTCTCGAACCGGGTATAGAAGGCCATGTGGTTTATCCCGGCGCAGAAGTAGGTCAGGTCCTCGTAAGGGATGCCCAGGAGCCGGCCCAGGTAGGCTGCGGTCCCCTGAACGCTATGACACAGCCCCACCGTCCGGATCGAGGTGGCGGCGTTCAGGGCCCAGCAGAGCATGGCCATGGGATTGGTGTAGTTGATGAGGAGGGCCCGCGGGCAGCCCTCCTCCATGTCCCTGGCGATGTCGAGCAGCACCGGAATGGTGCGCAGGGCGCGCATGATGCCGCCGATTCCCAGGGTATCGCCGATGGTCTGACGTAGCCCGTACTTCTTGGGGATCTCGAAATCCACCACCGTAGCCGGGCGGTAGCCGCCTACCTGGATCATGTTGACCACGTAGTCTGCCCCATGCAGGGCGCGGCGCCGTTCAGTAGTCGCCTCGATTCGAGGCCGGGCTCCTGCTTGCTCTGCCACCCGGTGGGCGACGATCTCCGATGTGCGCAGCCTCTCGGGGTCTATGTCCATGAGGGCAATGGTTACGTCGTGCAGTTCCGGGAAAGTGAAGGTGTCTCGCAGCAGATTGCGGGCGAATACCGTGCTACCAGCGCCGATGAATGCTACCTTGGCCATGAACCATCCCCCTTGCCACCACGGGCTCGATCGCCAGCCCCATTCCCCTGGCGCAGAACGGCATCCCGGAGAAATCGGTGCCGGACGGGGCCGCTCCGGGCTACCCGGGGTAGGTGCCCTCCAGGAGGTCACGGGCAAAGCGGCGCACCTCCTGCACCGACCCGTCCGAGCTGGCGATCCTGGCTATCAGTGCGCTTCCGACGATAGCGGCATCGGCCAGACCGCGCAAGGCCCGAACCTGAGCCGCATGCCCTATCCCAAACCCGAGTGCCAACGGACTGCCGGATTCGCGCCTCACTCTCCGCACCAGATCCGGCACGTCCTCGGGCAAGGGCTCTCGCGCTCCCGTCACTCCCTGCCTGGTGACTACGTATAGAAAGCCGGTGGCCCGACGGTCCTGCAGCCGTATCCTTGCCGGTGGGGTCGTAGGAGCCACCAGCGGCACTACCCCCAAGCCGGCCTCGCGGCAGGGGCCGTCAAGCTCCTCCGCCTCCTCCAGAGGGAGATCCGGCACGATGAGACCGTCCACCCCTGCCTGCACCGACGCACGCACGAACGGCATCGGCCCGTACTGGAGCATGGGGTTGAAGTACCCCATGAAGAGCAGTGGAATGCGCCTATCGTGCTGACGCAGAGCAGTCGCTACCTGAAGGCATACCTCTGTCGTCACCCCGTTGCCCAGAGCGACGGAGGCCGCCGCCTGTATCGTGGGTCCGTCCGCCAACGGATCGCTGAACGGGATGCCCAGCTCGATGCCGTCCACACCCAGTTCCATGAGGGCCTGGCCCATCTCGACCGTGGCGGCCACCGACGGGAAGCCCACGGTCAGGTAGAGCAAGAGGGCCAGCCGGCCTTCCTCCCGGCATGCGTGCAGCCGCTGCCGCAGTCTGGTCACGGTACCTTCACTGCCCATGACCACCCTCCAGTGCCGCGCCCGCCGTCTCCAAGTCCTTGTCGCCCCTTCCAGATAGGTTGACGAGGACCGCCATGCTCGAGGACAGCTCCTGGGCCAGAGAGATCGCCACGGCCACGGCATGGGCGGATTCTAGTGCTGGGATGATGCCCTCCAACTGACAGAGCAGGCGGAATGCGTCTAGGGCCTGCCGGTCGGTGGCGTACGTGTACTCCACCCGGCCCGTCTCGCGGAGATAGGCGTGTTCCGGCCCTACGCCCGGGTAGTCGAGACCGGCGGACACGGAGTGAGTGTCGAGTACCTGCCCATCGGGCGACTGCAGAACGTAGGACCTGGTCCCGTGTAGCACACCCACCCTTCCCCGTAGGGGGTCGGCGAAGCGGGAGGCGTGCCGCCCAGTGTCTATCCCTGCGCCACCGGCTTCCACCCCTACCATCCGCACCGGGTCATTCAGGAAGGGATGGAACAGGCCGATGGAGTTCGACCCGCCCCCTACGCAAGCCACCAGGACGTCCGGCAGACGGCCCAGAGCCTCAAGGGACTGAGTTCGAGCCTCCCGACCGATCACGGACTGAAACTCCCGCACCATGAGCGGATAGGGGTGCGGGCCCAACGCCGATCCCAGCAGGTAGTGAGTCCGCCGTACGTTGGTAACCCAGTCGCGGATGGCCTCGTTGATCGCTTCTTTCAGCGTGGCGGAGCCGACGTCCACGGGCCGCACATCGGCCCCCAGGAGTTGCATGCGCCGGACGTTGGGCGCCTGGCGCAACATGTCCGTACGGCCCATGTACACGGTGCACTCCATCCCCAGCAGTGCCGCCACGGTCGCCGTCGCCACGCCGTGCTGCCCGGCACCGGTCTCGGCCACTAGCCTGCCCTTGCCCATGCGCTCCGCCAGTAGGCCCTGCCCCAGGGCGTTGTTGATCTTGTGCGCCCCGGTGTGAGTCAGGTCCTCTCGCTTGAGGAATATGTCCCCTAACCCAGAGTGCCGGCTGAGCCGAGAGGCATGGTACAGCGGAGTCGGCCTGCCGACGTAGTCCCGCAGCAGCGAGGCGAGCCGGAGCTGGAACTGCTGATCCTCCCGGGCGCATGCGAAGGCATCGGCCACCTCGTCCAGGGCCGGGACCAGTGACTCCGGCACATAACGACCTCCATAACGACCATACCAGCCGGTTTCTCCAGAGCTCTCTCTCCGGCCGCTGCCGGGTACAGCGGCAAGCTCTCTCACTTCAGCTCTCACGGTCAGCGCTCCTTACTGCATGTACGAACAGAGCCATCTGCTCTTCGTCCTTGATCCCCGGGGCCTGCTCCACCCCGCTGGCCACGTCCACAGCGTATGGATGTACTTCTCCTATGGCCTGGGCGACGTTAGCCGCGCTCAGCCCACCGGCCAGGATGAGCCGCCCGGTGCGAGCTAGTCTCGATGCCAGTGCCCAGTCCGCCCGCAAGCCCGTGCCACCGAGGCTGGTCGGATGATAGCCATCGAGGAGATGAGCGTAGACCCCTTCCACCTGCTCCAGCCCGGGCGGCTCCTCCCCCGGCCGGCATCTCAGAGCCAGGATCGCGGGCACCGGCAGTCGAGCCATTGACGGCGCATTTGTGAAGGCCCGCCCCAGGTGCATCTGCACCAGGTCCAGCCCACACTGCTGCACGATGCCCTCCACCGTCTTTCGGTCCATGGGCCCAAACACGCCTACCAGGCGTACGGGCGGAGATCCCGAACGCCGTGCTTCATCGTGAGCCGCCTCGACGAGGCCGCGGGCTCGGGCCGGGCTGATGCAGCGGGGCGTGCCCGGGACGAAGTTGAGTCCCAGGTAGTCCACTCCCAGCCTGACCGCCAAGCGTACGTCCTCCTCTCGGCGGAACCCGCAGAACTTCACTCTGGTCATGCCTAAGCCTCCCGCAGGCAGCGAAGGGTCTGGACGACGTCGTGGCTTCGCACAAGCGACTCGCCCACCAGCACCGCGTCCGCCCCGGCGCGGGCGACGGTGCGCACGTCATCGGGGCTCTTGATCCCGCTCTCGCTCACGACCACGCCCAGGCGGGCGGCACGCGGGCCCAGCCGGATCGTCGTCGTCAAGTCCACCCCGAACGTGCGGAGGTCGCGGTTGTTGATGCCGATCACTTTCGGCCGGAGCGCTGCCACCCTATCCAGCTCGGCCTCATCGTGGATCTCGACGAGAGCGCTCATGCCCAGTCCGGTTGCCAGGCCGTACAGCGACTCTAGCTCTTCGTCGGTGAGGCAGGCGGCAATTAGGAGTACCGCATCGGCGCCTGCCGCTCGGGCCTGGTAGACCTGGTAGGGAGTCAGGATGAAGTCCTTGAGCAGGACCGGAAGTCGGCTCTCCCCCGTCAGCGCCCTCCGCACCTCGATGAGGTCAGCTATGCTTCCGGCGAAATGATCCGGCTCGGTGATCACCGAGACCGCTGCCGCGCCGCCCGAGACGTAGGCCCGGGCCAGAGCGGCCGGCTGTAGGTCGGGGCGGATGTCGCCGGCCGAGGGCGATCGCCGCTTCACCTCTGCGATGATCGAGACCCCGGGAAGTGTAGTCAGAGCTGTCGCCAAGTCCTGCGAAGGGACGCATACGGCGCAGGCCTCGGCGCGGACGCGCTCCTCGGCCTCTGTGCCGATCAGGGCCCTCAGGCTCTCCCTGCGCTGCTGGGCTATCCTCTCCAGGATCAAGGTGCCGCCTCCGTCAGAGTCCGCGATAGGGAGATCAGCGCTTCCAGCCTCTCGGCAGCGTGCCCAGTGTCTATGGACTGCGTCGCCAGGGGCAGGGCTTCGCCGATGCTGTCTGCCTGCCCGGCGACATAGAGTGCAGCAGCGGCGTTGAGAACCACGATATCGCGCTGGGGGCCACGCTCCCCAGACAAGACGCTCCGGGCGATGCCGGCATTGGTGGCGGGGTCCCCGCCCAGCAGATCCGACCGGGAGGCTCGGGGCAGGCCCAGGCCCTCAGGGTACAGGCGGTAAGTTCGCACTTCGCCGTTGTGCATCTCCGAGATGACGCTGCCACCTGCGGTGGTGAGCTCGTCGAGGCCGTCATCCCCGTGAACCACCAGGGCTCTGGATACACCCAGCCCTGCCATCACGGTGGCGATGATTTCGGTCAGTGAACGGTCAAAGACCCCCACGACCTGAAACGGTACCTGAGCCGGATTGGCAAGGGGGCCGAGAAGGTTGAACACGGTGCGGACCCCTAGTTCGCGCCGTGGTCCCATGGCGTGCGCCATGGCGGGGTGAAGCATGGGTGCAAACATGAATCCGATCCCCACCTGGTCCACACAGCGGGCCACCTGCTCCGCCGTCAGAGAGAGATTGACCCCCAATGCCTCCAGCACGTCAGCGCTGCCACACGTGCTGGAGATGCTCCGATTGCCATGTTTGGCCACCGGCACCCCGGCACCGGCCACCACGAAGGCGCTGATGGTCGAGATGTTGAACGTCCCGGCCATGTCCCCGCCGGTTCCGCAGGTGTCCACACAGCCATGCCGGACCGGCGTAACCGCGGTGGCACTAGCGCGCATGGCGCGGGCGCACCCCAGTATCTCGTCCGCCGTCTCTCCCTTGGTCCTCAGCGAGGCCAGGAAAGCACCGATCTGGGCCTGGGTAGCGCTCCCGGTGAAGATGTCGCCCATGGCTGCTTCCGCTTCGTCACTGCTGAGGCTCTCCAGGCGCATCATCCTGCCCACAGCGTGTCTTATGGCGTCCATCTACTCACTCCTATCAGGTGCCGAGCACACCGGCGTGCCGATGGGCTCAGGTGTACCCATCGCCGCTCGACCGGAGCCAACGCGCGCGTGCGGCTGACTGACGTTGAGGAAGTTGCGCAGCAGGTCTTTGCCCCCCTCGGTGAGAATGGACTCGGGGTGGAACTGAACCCCGTAAGTGGGGTGCCTGCGGTGCTCGAGGCCCATGATCTCGCCATCCTCCGACCAGGCCGTGATCTTGAGTGCCGGAGGCACCGGGGGCAGCACCGCCAGGGAGTGGTACCGGGTGGCCACAAAGGGGCTGCTGAGGCCAGCGAGGATGCCATCGCCCCGGTGTCGTACCTGGGAGGTCTTGCCGTGCATCAGCCGCTTGGCGCCAGCGACGAGGCCTCCGAAGGCGCGTCCCAAGCACTGGTGCCCCAGACAGACGCCCAGAATGGGCACTTCGCCGCTTAGCGCCAGGATCAGGTCCAGGCTGACGCCGGCGTCGTGAGGAGTGCCCGGGCCGGGGGAGATCACCACATGGGAGGGGCTGAGGGCCCGAGCCTGCTCTACGGTGATCTGGTCGTTGCGGTGGACCACGAGCTCGGCGCCCAGTTCCCCGAGGTATTGCACCAAGTTGTAGGTAAACGAGTCGTAGTTGTCTATTACCAGTATCACTTCTGCCTCCTCAGGCGGTTCCGGCCAGATCCAGGGCCGATAGGAGAGCCGCCGCCTTACTCAATGTCTCCTGGTACTCCGATGCGGGCACGGAGTCGGCGACAATGCCGGCGCCGGCTTGAACATAGGCCCTGCCGCCGGTCATGAGCAGGGTACGGAGGGTGATGCAGGTGTCCAGGTTGCCATTGGCGTCCAGGTAACCTACAGCTCCGCCGTAGGGGCCGCGGCGGGTCGGTTCGAGCTCATCAATGATCTCCATGGCCCGCACCTTGGGTGCACCGCTGAGAGTGCCCGCTGGCAGACATGCCGCCAGCAGATCGACGGCGTCGCGGTCCTCCCGCAGCCGCCCCTCTACGGTCGAGGCCAGGTGCATGACATGGGAGAAGCGCTCCACATAGAGCAGCCGGGGCACCGAGACCGTCCCGTACTGGCAGACACGACCTAGGTCATTGCGGGCGAGGTCCACCAGCATGATGTGCTCGGCCCGTTCCTTAGGATCGACGCTCA encodes:
- the trpC gene encoding indole-3-glycerol phosphate synthase TrpC, producing the protein MILERIAQQRRESLRALIGTEAEERVRAEACAVCVPSQDLATALTTLPGVSIIAEVKRRSPSAGDIRPDLQPAALARAYVSGGAAAVSVITEPDHFAGSIADLIEVRRALTGESRLPVLLKDFILTPYQVYQARAAGADAVLLIAACLTDEELESLYGLATGLGMSALVEIHDEAELDRVAALRPKVIGINNRDLRTFGVDLTTTIRLGPRAARLGVVVSESGIKSPDDVRTVARAGADAVLVGESLVRSHDVVQTLRCLREA
- the trpD gene encoding anthranilate phosphoribosyltransferase, yielding MDAIRHAVGRMMRLESLSSDEAEAAMGDIFTGSATQAQIGAFLASLRTKGETADEILGCARAMRASATAVTPVRHGCVDTCGTGGDMAGTFNISTISAFVVAGAGVPVAKHGNRSISSTCGSADVLEALGVNLSLTAEQVARCVDQVGIGFMFAPMLHPAMAHAMGPRRELGVRTVFNLLGPLANPAQVPFQVVGVFDRSLTEIIATVMAGLGVSRALVVHGDDGLDELTTAGGSVISEMHNGEVRTYRLYPEGLGLPRASRSDLLGGDPATNAGIARSVLSGERGPQRDIVVLNAAAALYVAGQADSIGEALPLATQSIDTGHAAERLEALISLSRTLTEAAP
- a CDS encoding aminodeoxychorismate/anthranilate synthase component II, yielding MILVIDNYDSFTYNLVQYLGELGAELVVHRNDQITVEQARALSPSHVVISPGPGTPHDAGVSLDLILALSGEVPILGVCLGHQCLGRAFGGLVAGAKRLMHGKTSQVRHRGDGILAGLSSPFVATRYHSLAVLPPVPPALKITAWSEDGEIMGLEHRRHPTYGVQFHPESILTEGGKDLLRNFLNVSQPHARVGSGRAAMGTPEPIGTPVCSAPDRSE